AATTAAGATTTCATGGGTTTTACGCTTCTTCCTATAAAGATGAAATCTATGAACTGTTGACTTAGATCCATCGCGACGAGGAACATCTTTCAAGTACAATCTGTCATAACAACGTACAAAATGCCGTTAATTAACTTCCTCATATTTGCGCGTGGTCTCTCTGTATGTGATTTCGGTGGAGGAATCCAAGGTTCAGAAATTAATTACTAGCTGGTTTTCTTCAGTATATGTCAGAAAAAGTTCTGCTATATTTTTTGAACAAATAAATTCAATCCCTGGAATTAGTTCCTCTTTATTAAACCCGATCATATCTGAGGCAAGCTGACAGCACCGAAACTCTACTCCCATGTCAATGCACTCCTGAACAGTGGAATCATATTTTGGTGATCCTCTGGTTTTATTTTTTTTTGCAAGCAGTACACCCATAGGTCCCCATAGAACCACCAGTACTTTGAGTCCCTTACTCCGGTAAAACTTTGCAAATTTGAGAGTTTCCTGCGGGCTGTTGCTCTCATACACCATATTTTTAAGTAATAGTAAAACTTTTTCGACTTTTGCCATAATAGCTCCAGGTCTAAATCATACTTTGAAGCGACCGGCTACTTGCTTCCATATTTTACTTCCTTAACTATTTTGGCTATGCTCAAGAGAATCTACAATTTGGAAATATAAATAGGATTGAAAGCTTTGTTTAAGATTTAATCATGAAAAACATCAGTCTGACATTAATGAACAATTAATCTAATTATACTCAAAAAATAACTAAAGATATGGATTTAGCTAATAGATTTTAGCTTCGTAGATAATATAAATATAAAAATAAGAGATTATCCGTTTTTGAGCCATTTTGCAAGAACTTCATGCTCGTTTGGCAGGAATCAGGTCTTTAAATTTCGGATTGCAGGAGAAGGGGAATCTTCAGGAGCGACTTTGGGAGCACCTTTGCCCACAGGGACGCTGAACACACTATTAATTCTTGAGAACTGCTGTGCAAGTATTGCACACTCCTGTCCGAGGGTAGCAGCAAGCATCGGATCAAAGCCGCTTCCGAGTCCATCAAGATCGAGCTCGGTGTCTCCTTCTATATCTACCCCTTCAAGAGATAGTATTTGTACATCTTTGAATTTGTCTGTTATTTCTGATAACTTAATTTTCTTTGTCATGTAATCCTCTCTCTATCCGTAAGTTTTTCGTTTTATATGTAATTAAGTAAAGTATAAATACAGATTTTACTATTCGATATGAAAGTACAGGTTGTGTTGCAAAAATTCTGAAAGTTAACAACTCTAATAACCTAGAAAATGGCATATACAAGTATCAATTATAGCCTTAAAGTGCGAGAAGAATATTTTTGCAACACAACCGGGATTTGGGACCCCAATGAAGGATCCTTACTTTGTTTCTATTCAGTTTCTATGTTTTTTCAATCCTTGAGGCAAAGTTCTGGAGTTTTTTCTTTTGGTGAGGTTTCTGGCTTATGTAGTTGATACTGATTTCTCAATACCTTTGAATTAGTTCTCAAGGCGGTAGTAATGCTATGTCAAATTGTTTGACATCTTTACTTCCAAGCACTGCTTATACAAGTTACTTTATATAAATTTAGCAAAAATGATAACAAGTTTTAGCTTTATGAGTAAAATAAACACAGTATAGGTATTTTTGACCAACCTCACCTATCCAACCTTACTGGGTCCTGGCAAAGCAGTTAAGACTGTTTTTTCAGAAGTATGTATCCCTGCAGACTATTGATTCTCTGATCTTTTTTTCTACATATTTTAACCTTATCCCGTATATTTTCTTTATCGGGGAAACGGTATGGAAGATGTAACAATTGCTTTTTTCCTGGGGATTCCCGGGATGGGGCTTCTGGACCGTATGGTCGAGCACATCCATATGGACATCCTCTAAAGCTATTGCAGGAAAGAAATAGAGGAAAATCAACCGAATTTCTTGAAAACCAAGTTGTAGCAGCCCACAGGGTCAACTCTAGTTACCGGGAAATCCTGATAAGTTACAGTGATATCTTCTTCTTAAAGTTACAGTGATATCTTCTTCTTAAAGTTGCAGTGATATCTTCTTCTTAAAGTTGCAGTGATATCTTCTTCTTAACTCCTATGTGGGCTGTGAATTAGAAGACTGAAAAAATAAAAAAATTAATGGAGGTTTTAAAGCAACATACTTCCGGAATACTGCAGTTTTAGGGAGATTTAAAATGGCAAATTACTCCTGGAAGACTGCAGATTTAAGGAGATTTAAAATGGCACTTTATCTCGCAAATCAAGTATATCTAATTTGCTTATGGGTAAAACTACGTCTAAATATATATATATTTCGTAGTCTTGAGAATTGGTTGATAAAAATAGATACTGTTAAAACAAGTAAAAATGAATATCTTTATTAAACTTGATATCCGGGTAAGAATATCTTCTTTTTCAAATTTTAATAGTTATATAAGAGTTTATTTGGTTTGTGGACAAAAGAATAATTTAAGACCTTAACTCCGATGAGTTAAGGAATAAGTATTGAATATTAGCCTCATATCCCAAATCAAGAGACATATTGCAATTCATTTTTTTCAAAATAATATATCCCCTATTAGGGAATGTAAATAACAAACCAAAGTTTCCATATTAGAGGCGATTGATGTTGGAAATTTATGAATTGGAATTACTTATTTCCTATAGATGGCAGAGTTAAGGCTAAGAATAAGCACAAGCTTCAGAATTTTTTAGATATTTTTTGAGTTGCTCCTTATTTTTCTAAAAACCTGACTTCATAATAGTTCTCCAGCTAAACTTAACTTTCCCGAATCCTTAACACAAATCAACCTGAATACAAAGGTCATATAATTATCTTTTTATTTTGCAGGAAAACGAGAACCTGAGAAATGGACAGGCTTTGAGTGAGTAAGCTAATTCTCGTTCTGGATATTTAAGGCGCAGCATCACGAAAATCAATTTAACTGGTTAAATATATTTATATATCATAAAAGGGCATAGTTATAATTAGCGGATGCACATAGGTGTAAAACCCGTATGTGTCAGCAAACAACCTAACAGATAATTGACCAGTAACAGAAAACAAGGAGAAGAATACATGATGCAATCTTTTATAGTTGAGCATTACCTCAACAAGGCTGTAGATGTCTATTGTGGAGGGCCTGATATTTTCAAAGGAAACGTAGAAGCCTGTGCCGATAATGTCCTCACCCTCAAAAACGATGGAAAGCTTACCCATATAACTATTGATAAAATAATAGCTCTTTGGGCACAATAATTTCAAAACTTTATATTTCAAAATCGTATAGTTGAGGTGCAAAGAAATGCAATCTTTTATAGTGGAACACTATCTTTGTGAAGTTATAGATGTTTACTGTGGGGGTCCTGATGTTTTTAAAGGAAAGGTGAAAGCCTGCGCAGACAATGTGCTCACTCTTGAACAGGATGGAAAGTATACGCACATAGCGATTGATAAGATTATAGCTCTCTGGGGAGAACCCGGTACCAAAATCCAGTGATGAAAGGAGAGATTTTTTATTATTTTCTGGGTTTTTGATTGATTGCAATCGACTGCTGGCGGAATTAATGGTGCATTTTGGCGATTCCCGAAACTGTTAAAAATTCGTAACTATTCAACCTATACAAAATAGGTCTGTTTGTATACAAAACAGGTCTATTAATATTGATTTCAACTTAATTGATAAGTACAAGTACCAACCAGTGAAATACAAAAAAATGTTATCAATAACAAAAAATGTTATCAATAACAAAAAATGTTATCAATAACAAAAAATGTTATCAATAGCCAGCAATTACAGAAAACGGACCTAGAGATATTTACCCGTTGAAGTTTTCTAAAGATAGTTTATGATATTGTTTTTCCCAGGCTGCTAGTTGACAGCGTGCTGACTTTCCTGTAAAGTTACATTTGTTAAAAAGTTATCGAATCAAAAACTCGATAGTATCAAAAAGGACTGAAAAATGGACATAAAGCTGGCAAAAAAGGCAAATAACCAGATACGG
The Methanosarcina sp. WWM596 DNA segment above includes these coding regions:
- a CDS encoding DsrE family protein, which codes for MAKVEKVLLLLKNMVYESNSPQETLKFAKFYRSKGLKVLVVLWGPMGVLLAKKNKTRGSPKYDSTVQECIDMGVEFRCCQLASDMIGFNKEELIPGIEFICSKNIAELFLTYTEENQLVINF
- a CDS encoding MM0924 family protein translates to MMQSFIVEHYLNKAVDVYCGGPDIFKGNVEACADNVLTLKNDGKLTHITIDKIIALWAQ
- a CDS encoding MM0924 family protein, with translation MQSFIVEHYLCEVIDVYCGGPDVFKGKVKACADNVLTLEQDGKYTHIAIDKIIALWGEPGTKIQ